The following proteins are co-located in the Gordonia polyisoprenivorans genome:
- the metX gene encoding homoserine O-acetyltransferase MetX has protein sequence MFSESFGRLSSAKGNGVLVFHGLGANSHLSGDDRAPGWWQDVVGPGLGLDTDRFCVIAPNVLGGCAGSTGPGSIDPDGRRWAARFPALTIRDQVAAAAQLRRELGIERWAAVIGVSFGGMHAMEWHVSLGDMADLVAVIAAPWVTTAEQIAANSLQIDVVRADPDYRHGDYRQLGTAPIRGLALARRIGMLQYRAPDDFDRRFGRAQQDHGGGQFAVESYFASNAEKFAESFDANSFITLVNAKNSHDIGRGRGGARAALTAATHPLLVVGIDSDRLFPLDQQRFIARHSPGSVSGREPVVHSGGHGHDAFLIDQQWFGEVLGRHLC, from the coding sequence ATGTTCTCCGAGTCCTTTGGGCGGCTGTCTTCGGCAAAAGGCAACGGTGTCCTCGTCTTTCACGGACTCGGCGCCAACTCGCACCTGAGTGGCGATGATCGTGCCCCTGGATGGTGGCAGGACGTGGTGGGGCCGGGCCTGGGGCTCGATACCGACCGGTTCTGCGTGATCGCTCCCAATGTTCTCGGCGGCTGTGCCGGATCGACCGGACCCGGCTCGATTGACCCAGATGGTCGACGCTGGGCGGCCCGGTTCCCCGCGCTCACCATCCGAGATCAGGTTGCCGCGGCGGCGCAGTTGCGGCGGGAGTTGGGCATCGAGCGGTGGGCGGCGGTCATCGGGGTGTCCTTCGGCGGTATGCACGCTATGGAATGGCATGTGAGCCTAGGTGATATGGCAGACCTGGTCGCGGTGATCGCGGCACCTTGGGTGACCACCGCCGAGCAGATAGCCGCAAACTCGCTGCAAATCGACGTGGTCCGGGCGGACCCGGACTATCGTCATGGCGACTACCGGCAGCTGGGTACCGCACCCATCCGTGGGCTGGCCTTGGCGCGCCGAATCGGGATGCTGCAGTACCGGGCCCCAGACGACTTCGACCGCCGTTTCGGGCGGGCGCAACAAGATCATGGGGGTGGACAGTTTGCGGTTGAATCGTATTTCGCCTCCAACGCGGAGAAATTCGCGGAATCCTTCGATGCGAACAGCTTCATCACCTTGGTCAACGCGAAGAACAGCCATGACATCGGACGGGGCCGTGGCGGCGCGAGGGCAGCACTGACGGCCGCCACACATCCGCTGCTGGTGGTGGGGATCGACTCCGACCGGCTCTTCCCGCTCGATCAGCAGCGGTTCATCGCCCGGCATTCTCCGGGCAGTGTGAGTGGTCGTGAGCCGGTGGTCCACTCCGGGGGACACGGCCACGATGCCTTCCTCATCGACCAGCAATGGTTCGGCGAGGTATTGGGACGTCATCTTTGTTGA
- a CDS encoding tautomerase family protein, producing the protein MPFWTIYTPEGIFSETQKKALASEVTDGYAQYGGMPRFYVVVIFKEVPSGSFYVGGEPVHNFVRIVIDHIARATPVDARPIVMQLFETQLAPHIKDRGLDWELHIDETPIDLWRVHGLPAPPFGSAAEKQWVRDNAPSPYEGLKEPELTPEAMAGLAAINPDLAAESAQQN; encoded by the coding sequence ATGCCGTTTTGGACGATCTACACACCCGAGGGAATCTTCTCGGAGACGCAGAAGAAAGCATTGGCCAGTGAAGTGACCGACGGGTACGCCCAGTATGGCGGAATGCCGCGCTTCTACGTCGTCGTGATCTTCAAGGAGGTGCCGTCGGGATCCTTTTATGTCGGAGGAGAGCCCGTCCACAACTTCGTTCGCATCGTCATCGACCACATTGCCCGGGCCACGCCCGTCGACGCACGACCGATCGTCATGCAGCTCTTCGAAACCCAGCTCGCTCCACACATCAAAGACCGCGGTCTCGACTGGGAATTGCACATCGACGAGACGCCGATCGACCTGTGGCGGGTGCATGGGCTTCCCGCGCCGCCCTTCGGGTCGGCCGCAGAAAAGCAGTGGGTCCGCGACAACGCCCCCTCGCCGTACGAAGGCCTGAAAGAGCCCGAGCTCACGCCGGAAGCGATGGCGGGACTCGCGGCAATCAACCCCGATCTGGCGGCTGAGTCCGCGCAACAGAATTGA
- a CDS encoding class I adenylate-forming enzyme family protein has product MTAANFPSLPDRRAANEPDGVCLAEPGTVLTNRDFLERIEAASQTLRASGIGRGDVVALRLGNRIQFVVLMFASWRLGAAVTPVNPVLTQAELDHQLDNSGASLVISDAHVSSAINQLLVDSIPTERSGRISPPDYDPEGLALLVYTSGTTGKSKGVMLVHANIDAMASQIARELNVVPTDNFVLILPLFHVNGIVVSILAPLLGDARTTIMPRFEVHRFLEIVSSTEVTVFSAVPTILMMLDDLGDDVRTKLSSVRLGITGAAPCPPGLTARIERRFGFPVVEGYGLSEATCASTANTVENRKPGTVGRPIPGQEVQIANELGGFNPPGTDGEVLIKGPTVMRGYLGEPELTAQTISRDGWLRTGDIGHLDDDGYLVIVGRAKDMIIRGGENIYPREIEDVLSCEPAVQEAAVVGFPDEKFGEIVVAFVVAVAGQSLSVDRLHDLCIERLSPFKRPVDIRVVDELPKNATGKVQKFRLVET; this is encoded by the coding sequence GTGACCGCTGCGAACTTTCCGTCGCTTCCAGATCGGCGGGCGGCGAACGAACCGGACGGAGTCTGTCTCGCCGAACCGGGCACCGTCCTCACCAACCGGGATTTTCTCGAGCGTATCGAAGCCGCGTCGCAAACGCTTCGCGCGAGTGGGATCGGCCGCGGCGACGTCGTTGCACTCAGGCTTGGCAATCGCATACAGTTCGTGGTTCTCATGTTCGCGTCGTGGCGACTCGGTGCGGCGGTCACCCCAGTGAATCCGGTGCTCACGCAGGCCGAACTTGATCATCAGCTCGACAACTCTGGCGCATCGCTCGTCATTTCCGACGCTCACGTGAGCTCGGCAATCAATCAGTTGCTCGTCGACTCCATCCCTACGGAGCGCTCGGGGAGAATCAGCCCGCCAGACTACGATCCCGAAGGACTCGCCCTACTCGTCTACACCAGCGGCACGACGGGTAAGTCGAAGGGGGTCATGCTCGTCCACGCGAACATCGACGCCATGGCGAGCCAGATCGCTCGCGAACTCAACGTTGTTCCCACTGACAACTTCGTCCTCATCCTTCCTCTCTTTCATGTCAACGGAATCGTCGTCAGCATTCTTGCGCCTCTATTGGGAGATGCGCGGACAACCATCATGCCCCGCTTCGAGGTCCATCGCTTCCTCGAAATCGTCTCCAGTACCGAGGTCACCGTTTTCTCGGCCGTGCCCACGATTCTGATGATGCTCGACGACCTCGGCGACGACGTTCGAACGAAACTGTCGTCCGTTCGACTGGGCATCACCGGCGCCGCACCGTGCCCGCCGGGGCTGACGGCCAGAATCGAAAGGCGCTTCGGGTTCCCGGTTGTCGAAGGCTACGGGCTCTCCGAAGCCACATGCGCCTCCACCGCCAACACCGTGGAGAACCGGAAGCCAGGGACGGTCGGGCGGCCCATTCCCGGCCAGGAAGTGCAAATAGCCAACGAACTCGGCGGCTTCAACCCACCGGGCACCGATGGGGAAGTGCTCATCAAAGGCCCCACTGTGATGCGCGGGTATCTAGGCGAGCCTGAGCTGACCGCCCAAACCATCTCGCGCGACGGCTGGTTGCGGACCGGCGACATCGGTCACTTAGACGATGACGGGTACCTCGTCATCGTGGGACGGGCGAAGGACATGATCATCCGCGGCGGCGAGAACATCTATCCGCGCGAGATCGAAGATGTACTCAGCTGTGAGCCGGCAGTTCAGGAGGCGGCAGTGGTGGGGTTCCCCGACGAGAAGTTCGGCGAGATCGTCGTGGCTTTTGTGGTAGCAGTCGCGGGCCAGAGCTTGTCAGTCGATCGTCTTCACGATCTGTGCATCGAACGCCTGAGTCCCTTCAAAAGACCGGTAGACATCCGCGTTGTCGACGAGTTGCCGAAAAACGCAACAGGAAAGGTGCAGAAATTTCGGTTGGTTGAAACCTGA
- a CDS encoding IS3 family transposase, producing the protein MLGEIRTVHADNLGVYGARKVHAELCGKGFGVARCTVDRLMKADGLHLELADTAPTTTRAHLTGLRIHSVLNRELNASASEVAEYIE; encoded by the coding sequence ATGCTCGGTGAGATCCGCACCGTGCACGCCGACAATCTCGGTGTTTACGGTGCTCGCAAAGTACACGCCGAACTATGCGGAAAGGGGTTCGGCGTGGCCCGCTGCACAGTCGATCGATTGATGAAAGCCGATGGACTGCATCTCGAGCTCGCCGACACCGCCCCAACCACCACGCGGGCGCATCTCACTGGGTTACGAATACACTCGGTTCTGAACCGCGAGTTGAACGCCTCGGCCAGCGAAGTCGCCGAATACATCGAATAG
- a CDS encoding transposase — translation MAAPRNYSEELKERATRMAVEARRDPESSRGAVKRIADQLGVHPEALRNWVRQAEIDGGVRAGTTTEDADRIAQLERENRELRRANTILKQASAFFAAEIDRPQR, via the coding sequence ATGGCAGCACCACGCAATTACAGTGAGGAACTCAAGGAGCGGGCTACCCGGATGGCGGTGGAAGCGCGACGGGACCCGGAGTCCTCGCGCGGCGCGGTCAAGCGGATTGCCGATCAGCTTGGGGTGCATCCCGAGGCGTTACGCAACTGGGTTCGTCAGGCTGAGATCGACGGCGGTGTGCGGGCGGGCACCACCACCGAGGATGCCGATCGGATCGCGCAGTTGGAGCGGGAGAACCGCGAGCTGCGGCGGGCGAACACGATCTTGAAGCAGGCGTCGGCTTTTTTCGCGGCGGAGATCGACCGCCCACAGCGTTGA
- a CDS encoding NtaA/DmoA family FMN-dependent monooxygenase (This protein belongs to a clade of FMN-dependent monooxygenases, within a broader family of flavin-dependent oxidoreductases, the luciferase-like monooxygenase (LMM) family, some of whose members use coenzyme F420 rather than FMN.), producing the protein MPKRLFFNAFVMNTTSHIHHGQWRRNDAQQSDFNDVDLWIDLATLLEEARFDTIFFADVSGHYGDADADYSVYAREGLQIPSNDPTVLVAALATHTQHLGLAVTSNVFQQHPTNFARQIATLDHISKGRIAWNIVTGTQDNGYRNFGYEALEDHDERYRWADEYVEVAYKLWEGSWDDDALLVDKAGGVHADASKIHKIFHSGERYRVEGPFLPSPSPQRTPLLFQAGSSGPGRAFAARNAEAVFLVAPTPEIARQQITQTRALAQAAGRNPGDITFHQGLSFVIGDTEQQAREKFAEYQRYVSPDGYSAHMAIVDENGRVYPAETPLRDVRTNTAHGFLDHLRRHITDREPTVGDLALQRLRNSVVVGTPEQIADTLQVWQDAGVDGINVINWVIPGSFAEFADKVLPVLRDRGLAQREYTPGTLRHKIFGADRLSARHPGAAYRGAFTPVGR; encoded by the coding sequence ATGCCCAAGCGGCTGTTCTTCAACGCGTTCGTCATGAACACCACCAGTCATATCCACCACGGTCAGTGGCGCAGAAATGATGCGCAGCAGAGTGATTTCAACGATGTCGACCTGTGGATCGATCTGGCAACTCTGCTGGAGGAGGCCAGATTCGACACCATCTTCTTCGCAGACGTCTCGGGACACTACGGAGACGCCGATGCGGACTACTCGGTATACGCCCGAGAAGGATTGCAAATCCCCAGTAACGACCCGACAGTGCTCGTTGCCGCGTTGGCCACACACACCCAGCATCTGGGCCTTGCCGTGACGTCAAATGTCTTTCAGCAACACCCCACGAACTTTGCCCGCCAGATTGCGACGTTGGATCACATCAGCAAGGGACGCATCGCCTGGAACATCGTGACCGGAACCCAGGACAACGGGTATCGCAACTTCGGGTACGAGGCGCTGGAAGATCACGACGAACGGTATCGGTGGGCCGACGAGTATGTCGAGGTTGCCTACAAACTCTGGGAGGGATCCTGGGACGACGACGCGTTACTCGTCGACAAGGCCGGTGGAGTGCACGCCGACGCGAGCAAGATCCACAAGATCTTCCACTCCGGTGAGAGATATCGGGTTGAGGGGCCTTTTCTGCCGTCGCCCTCGCCACAGCGAACGCCGCTGCTGTTTCAGGCCGGATCTTCCGGGCCCGGTCGGGCCTTTGCCGCCCGCAACGCCGAGGCCGTCTTCCTCGTGGCACCCACTCCGGAGATCGCCCGCCAGCAGATTACGCAAACGAGGGCGCTGGCACAGGCTGCCGGACGTAACCCGGGCGACATCACCTTCCACCAGGGGCTGAGCTTTGTCATCGGCGATACCGAGCAACAGGCGCGCGAGAAGTTTGCCGAGTATCAACGCTATGTGAGCCCGGACGGGTACTCGGCACATATGGCGATCGTCGACGAGAACGGCCGGGTATATCCCGCCGAAACCCCACTCCGTGACGTCCGCACCAACACCGCCCACGGGTTCCTCGACCATCTTCGTCGCCATATCACCGACCGGGAGCCGACCGTCGGCGATCTTGCGCTGCAACGACTTCGCAATTCCGTTGTGGTGGGAACGCCTGAGCAGATCGCCGACACCCTGCAGGTGTGGCAGGATGCCGGGGTCGACGGCATCAACGTGATCAACTGGGTGATCCCGGGATCGTTTGCCGAATTCGCCGACAAGGTTCTGCCGGTGCTGCGAGACCGCGGCCTCGCTCAGCGCGAGTACACGCCGGGCACGTTGCGGCATAAGATCTTCGGAGCCGACCGGCTCAGCGCACGGCATCCGGGTGCGGCGTACCGCGGGGCCTTTACTCCCGTGGGGCGATGA
- a CDS encoding acyl-CoA dehydrogenase, translating into MTTTVAAAQPLPTPETESISAALIPIVAAIGAQAPARESQSHSPEPEVAALAAAGLGRLRVPVEFGGGGSSVSELASELIRLAAADSNFVQIFRGHLGFVEFLLRLDASPVRDELLAAAGRGELFGPAASVSASGKPGEAAPTTIIDSSTTLERGENTLVLSGSKYYTTGSLYAQWINVLVINDDGVFEVVVGRNDPGVGVIDDWNGFGQRFTASGTAHFDRVEVRPGYALRRESAATGEYLNAFYQLVHSSTQAGILERATRDLGELVAGRTRSYPLATATPPRHDPQVLEVVGEVKTAAYGTRSAVTAAALTVDGYNADPSPQGLNEVIVAAAATQVLNTRLAGEATWRFFDAASASATDLDLALDRHWRNARTISSHNPVIYKARSIGEYLVNGELPSSFGTIIAPRE; encoded by the coding sequence ATGACAACGACAGTCGCAGCAGCACAGCCCCTCCCGACGCCCGAGACCGAGTCGATCAGTGCCGCACTGATCCCGATCGTCGCAGCAATCGGTGCGCAGGCACCCGCCCGGGAATCACAGTCACACTCACCGGAACCGGAGGTCGCCGCACTGGCCGCAGCCGGGCTGGGTCGACTACGCGTGCCGGTCGAGTTCGGTGGCGGCGGATCATCGGTCTCCGAGCTTGCCTCCGAGCTGATCCGCCTCGCGGCCGCCGACTCGAACTTTGTGCAGATCTTCCGCGGTCATCTGGGATTCGTGGAGTTCCTGCTCCGACTCGACGCCAGTCCGGTACGCGACGAGCTACTGGCGGCGGCGGGGCGCGGCGAGCTGTTCGGGCCGGCCGCGTCGGTGAGCGCGAGCGGCAAACCCGGCGAAGCTGCACCGACCACCATCATCGACTCCTCGACCACCTTGGAGCGTGGTGAGAACACACTGGTGTTGTCGGGCAGCAAGTACTACACCACCGGTTCGCTCTACGCCCAGTGGATCAACGTGCTCGTCATCAACGACGACGGAGTGTTTGAGGTCGTGGTGGGCCGCAACGATCCAGGAGTCGGCGTGATCGACGACTGGAATGGTTTCGGCCAACGGTTCACCGCCAGTGGCACTGCCCACTTCGACCGAGTGGAAGTGCGCCCGGGATATGCTTTGCGCCGCGAGTCCGCGGCCACCGGCGAGTACCTCAACGCCTTCTATCAACTTGTTCACTCCAGCACGCAGGCGGGGATCCTCGAGCGGGCGACACGTGATCTCGGCGAGTTGGTCGCGGGGCGTACACGCAGTTATCCGCTGGCCACGGCAACTCCGCCCCGACACGATCCGCAGGTGCTCGAGGTGGTCGGCGAGGTCAAGACCGCCGCGTACGGAACTCGTTCCGCGGTGACAGCTGCGGCACTGACCGTTGACGGTTACAACGCAGATCCTTCACCGCAAGGACTGAACGAGGTGATCGTCGCGGCCGCAGCAACGCAGGTACTCAATACACGTCTCGCCGGGGAGGCAACCTGGCGATTCTTTGACGCCGCCAGCGCATCGGCAACCGATCTCGACCTTGCGCTGGACCGGCATTGGCGCAATGCCCGCACCATCTCCTCGCACAATCCGGTGATCTACAAGGCCCGATCCATCGGCGAGTATCTGGTCAACGGTGAGCTCCCGAGCTCTTTTGGCACCATCATCGCCCCACGGGAGTAA
- a CDS encoding LLM class flavin-dependent oxidoreductase yields MTKVLWYISPVDGRYPWAEDGRYPVDHSRLQRLAQTIDRRGYYGALLGTYAHDVWTTASTLLPLTQRLRFLLPVYPGVISPTYLAQQALTFEDHSGGRLLFNAVNGTESISRSFGLNISNDVRYAVSEEYWELFKKVYQGKPITEPGKCWELTELAEGAPTEVDGVNGTEALGLGPIQLPHTPIWGAAASPAGIEHSARVLDEFLAFWDRPDKLAKLFGDVKKAAAAQGRQVKLGVHGSVIERETEEEAWAHAQWLLDQTTGPGLRAFADAALQGRQGVPGGVEDLSSDDPQVQFRIDTLKASRVPKARDLEIAPNLWSGVTPWSPLDPQGAGWGTFIVGDPKQVADRIHELEE; encoded by the coding sequence ATGACAAAAGTACTCTGGTACATCAGCCCGGTCGACGGTCGTTATCCGTGGGCGGAGGATGGACGATACCCGGTGGACCACAGCAGATTGCAGCGTCTGGCGCAAACCATCGATCGGCGGGGCTACTATGGAGCGCTCCTGGGTACTTACGCCCACGACGTGTGGACCACCGCCTCCACCCTCTTGCCGCTCACACAGCGGCTACGTTTCCTGCTGCCGGTCTATCCCGGCGTCATCTCACCCACCTATCTCGCCCAGCAGGCATTGACCTTCGAGGACCACTCGGGTGGCCGGTTGCTGTTCAATGCGGTCAACGGAACAGAATCGATCTCTCGATCATTTGGTCTCAACATCTCCAACGACGTGCGCTACGCGGTGAGCGAGGAGTACTGGGAGCTGTTCAAGAAGGTCTATCAGGGAAAACCCATCACCGAGCCCGGAAAGTGTTGGGAACTCACCGAATTGGCGGAGGGTGCGCCCACCGAAGTCGACGGTGTCAACGGAACCGAGGCACTGGGACTGGGGCCCATCCAGCTGCCGCACACCCCGATCTGGGGTGCGGCGGCCTCACCGGCCGGAATCGAGCATTCGGCCCGGGTCCTCGACGAGTTCTTGGCCTTCTGGGATCGTCCCGATAAACTCGCCAAGCTCTTCGGCGATGTCAAGAAGGCAGCGGCCGCGCAGGGACGTCAGGTCAAACTCGGTGTGCATGGAAGTGTGATCGAGCGCGAGACCGAGGAGGAGGCATGGGCGCACGCCCAGTGGCTGCTCGACCAGACCACCGGGCCGGGCTTGCGTGCCTTCGCTGATGCGGCGCTTCAAGGGCGTCAGGGAGTGCCCGGGGGTGTCGAGGATCTGTCCAGCGATGATCCGCAGGTGCAGTTCCGCATCGACACCCTCAAGGCATCGCGGGTCCCCAAGGCGCGCGACCTCGAGATCGCCCCCAACCTGTGGTCGGGAGTGACTCCGTGGTCGCCGCTGGATCCGCAGGGTGCGGGCTGGGGCACGTTCATCGTCGGAGACCCGAAGCAGGTTGCCGATCGCATTCACGAACTCGAGGAGTAA
- a CDS encoding MBL fold metallo-hydrolase, with protein sequence MSPDPSHHKSSSPLHATVYVGRWPEIPAVEVPGIPTGRFSPTTSVLISGPTEAILVDAQYLKDDVRDLGDLIERTGKSLTTIYITHAHADHYGGARELQERFPNARTVALPDVIQNLEDTLEMQTAQWAMLFGDKCVSLDHRPEPIEGRTLHVDGFSVDIIQVKQADINPTSIVHVPEIGLVVAGDAIYNEIHPMLGLSTPEQWNDWLATIDLVESLEPRMIVAGHRRPDGDDYAVADMITETRSYIEDFAAECSVAADADALIEKMVSKYPTHGNRWTLEFSALSVISQRDTGASLADVTP encoded by the coding sequence ATGTCACCCGACCCCTCACACCACAAATCGTCCTCACCGCTCCACGCGACGGTGTACGTGGGACGCTGGCCCGAGATCCCCGCGGTCGAAGTCCCCGGAATTCCCACCGGTAGGTTCTCGCCGACTACCTCCGTGTTGATCTCCGGCCCGACCGAGGCAATCCTCGTCGATGCGCAGTACCTGAAGGATGACGTCCGTGATCTCGGAGATCTGATCGAGCGGACCGGGAAGTCACTCACCACGATCTACATCACGCATGCCCACGCCGACCATTACGGCGGCGCGCGGGAGCTACAAGAACGGTTTCCGAATGCGCGGACTGTCGCGCTACCCGACGTGATCCAGAACCTCGAGGACACCCTCGAGATGCAGACGGCGCAGTGGGCAATGCTCTTTGGGGACAAGTGCGTCTCCCTAGACCATCGACCCGAGCCGATTGAAGGCCGCACACTGCACGTCGACGGTTTTTCCGTCGATATCATCCAGGTGAAGCAGGCTGACATCAACCCCACCTCGATCGTGCACGTGCCCGAAATTGGATTGGTCGTGGCGGGCGACGCAATTTACAACGAGATCCACCCCATGCTCGGGTTGAGCACACCCGAGCAATGGAACGACTGGCTCGCCACCATCGACCTGGTCGAATCACTCGAGCCCCGGATGATCGTGGCGGGACATCGTCGGCCGGACGGCGACGACTACGCAGTGGCAGACATGATCACTGAAACGCGCTCCTACATCGAAGATTTCGCCGCCGAGTGCTCGGTCGCGGCTGATGCCGACGCTCTGATCGAGAAGATGGTTTCCAAGTACCCGACTCACGGAAACCGATGGACCCTGGAATTCTCGGCACTAAGCGTGATCTCACAACGAGACACGGGCGCTTCTCTGGCGGACGTGACTCCCTGA